The genomic DNA AAGAATGGGGCCGCCCGCTGCCCGATGATCTGGCGATACTGCTCAAGGCGCTGCCCGTGCCCTTGGCGGGCCCGCGCCCACTGGATGAAGCAATTTCCTCGGCCGGTGGAATTGCGCAGGAGGCCTTGACCGAAGGGTTGGAGCTGCGCGCCCTGTCCCGTGTTTTCGTCTGCGGAGAGATGCTGGATTGGGAAGCGCCGACGGGCGGCTATTTGCTGACAGCTTGCCTTGCGACCGGCCTTTGGGCGGGGCGTGCGGCTGCCTGATACGCGATAATCACATCGCTTTTGCACCGCAGTTTTTTGATCTTGGCGCGATTATCTGCTGTTTCCAAATTCTTGGTTACTGATTGGAAAGGATTTGACCCTACTGTCGGGTATGTGGGTGCAGAATGCCCCTCGATATTGATGGGTTGCCAATGCGAATGTTGCTATCCGCGCTTTTTACCTTCCTTGCGGCGCATGGGGCCTTTGTCGGGCGTGGCGTTGCCTCCCCCTCGATGCTGTGTGAATCGGCGGCGCAATATGCGGCGACAGAGACAGGGGTGCCGCTCTCCATTTTACGGGCCGTTACGCTTGCCGAAACCGGGCGCACAAACCAGCAGGAAGATCGTTTTGCAGCATGGCCATGGGCGGTGCAATCCGGCAACAAGGGCAACTGGTTCGCGGATGCGCCGTCGGCGATTTCCTACGTCAACGGGCTGATGGCACAAGGCACACGCAATATAGACGTTGGCTGCTTCCAGTTGAATTTCCGTTGGCACGGCCAAGCATTCCCGAATATAGAAACGATGTTCTCCCCGCGTGATAATGCACTATATGCAGCGCAGTTTTTGCAACGCCTATATGCTGAAACGGGTGATTGGCGTCAGGCCGTCGGCCATTATCATTCCCGCAGTGAGCCACGCGCGCAGGCCTATGTCAGCCGCTTGAAAACGCTGTACGAAGCCCATCTTGCCGCCGCGCCACCGGTCCGACAGCCCCAAGTACGTAAGGTTGCGCCGGTACCAAGTCGATATGGCTTGGTCGGGGCACGCGGTCCTCTTATCAATTTGCGCCGAAAAGGGCGCCCCATGATCGGAGGTCTGCAGTGAACAACCTTAATCTGCGCACGATTTTTCAGCCGACGATCCTGCTGGCACTGGCGCTGATGGCCGTCATTGTAATGATGGTGCTACCCGTGCCCTCATGGATGCTGGACATTGGGCTGTCGATCTCTTTCGCTTTGGCGATCTTGATGTTCACCGTAACGCTATTCATCCAACGCCCGTTAGAGTTTTCGGCGTTTCCCACCATTTTGCTTGCATCCCTGATGCTGCGGCTGGCACTTAACGTATCATCCACGAAACTGATTATCGGCCAAGGACATACCGGCACTTCCGCGGCCGGGAACGTGATTGAGGGCTTTGCCAATTTCATTATGGGCGGCTCTGTCTTGCTGGGCGTTGTGACGTTTTGCGTGCTTTTGATCGTGAACTTCATGGTTATCACCAAAGGCGCAGGCCGAATGGCCGAGGTTGGCGCACGTTTTGCTTTGGACGGGATGCCCGGCAAGCAGCTTGCGATTGACAGCGATATGTCAGCCGGTGCGATTGACCACGCCGAGGCAAAACGCCGTCGTGAGGATGAGCTGGCCGAGACGAATTTCTTTGGTTCCCTCGACGGCGCCTCGAAATTTGTAAAAGGGGATGCGGTTGCAGGATTGTTGATTACCTTGCTCAACATTGTCATGGGTCTGGTGATGGGCACCTTAGTCCATGGCATGCCTATTGGTCAGGCCTTTGAAACATATGCAATTTTGACGATCGGCGATGGGCTTGTCAGCCAAATTCCGGCCGTTGTCATCTCTATCGCGGCGGCCCTTTTGTTGGCGCGGGGCGGGGCGGTCGGTGCGGCCGACGTTTCTTTCTTTGCGCAATTGGGGCGTTACCCGGGCGCGTTGGCAACTGTTGCATTCCTGCTGGCACTGTTCGCTCTTGTTCCTGGCTTGCCGTTTCTTCCCTTCATGGCGGGTGCGCTGATACTGGGCGGGTCTGCCTATTGGGTCGCAGGCGCCGCAGCAAGGCAACCAGCAGAGGAAGCCAACACCCCTGCACCACCCCCAGAAAAGCGTCTTGGCGATGTCCTTGATTTTGATGATATCCATATTGAATTTGCACCCGACCTTGTCGCGATGGTACTGGATCCCGCAACAGGTCTCGACGTCCGAATTGCCAATATGCGCAATCATATCGCCAGTTCTTTCGGTCTGATCCTGCCCGAAATCCGCCTGACAGATGAGGCGTCATTGCCGCCTGGCACCTACCGCATTCGTCTGCAAGGCGTAGAGCAGGTACGCGACCGGTTGTTCCCTGATCGTGTCCTCGCCCTGCTATCCGACGATCTACCGCCGCCCGAAGGTATGGATGTGCGCGAACCGGTCTATGGCGCGCCCGCCCGCTGGATCCCGCCTGACGCGCAAGAGGATGCGTCGATCATTGGCTTTACCGTTGTGTCCCCGACAGAAGTCTTGGCAACCCATTTGCTGGAGGTTCTCAAGAACAACCTGTCGCGTCTGCTTAGCTTACGTGGCCTGCGCCGGTTGATGGATGAGTTTGTCAACCTTTCTGACCCTGTTCGGGCAGAGGCAAACCGCCGCCTGCTGGATGAGCTTGTTCCCGACAAGGTGCCTGTTGATCTGCTGCTCGCCGTTTTGCGCTTGCTGCTGGAAGAGCGTGTATCCATCCGGAACCTGCCGCTGATCCTTGAAGCGATCGCCGAGGCTCGCGGCATGGGCCCTCCGGAAACGATCGTTGAGCATGTTCGTCAACGACTGGGGTTCCAACTGGTTGCCGCCTTGCGTCGTGAAGATGGAACTGTCCCCCTCATCCAGCTCGCGCCAGAGTGGGAAACCCAATTCACGACTTATCAAATTGATGGCGAAAAAGGGCAGCGCGACGTCGCCCTTCCGCCAGATCAATTTAACCGTTTGGCCAATAACCTTGCTGAAAAGCTTAACAAGGCTGCAGAAACCGGGGTGCAACCCGCCCTTGTCACCTCCACCCTGAGGCGACGGTTTTTGCGCACGGTCTTGGGGACAAAAGGATTGACGACTCCGGTTCTTTCTTACGATGAAATCGGGTTGGAAGTCCGGGCCGCGATGATAGGGCAAGTCCCCGTATGAACGATCTGCTGAACGGTTTGCTTGCAGCGACGAACCAGACAGAAAGCTGGCTTTGGGCCACCTTACTGGTTTTCGTACGGGTTGGCGCGGTGATGGCGCTGCTTCCCGCATTTGGTGAGCAATCCGTCCCACAACGCGTTCGCCTCGCCCTGACTGTTTGCTTTACAATGATCATCGCGCCAGCCGTTGTCGCACGCGCCCCCGGCATAGAGGAGGGGTTCGCACTCCCCCTTGCGACCGAGGTTGCTGCCGGATTGGCCCTTGGTATCGGGTTTCGGATGTTTGTCTTTGCCCTACAAATTGCCGGCACATTGGTCGCACAGTCGACCTCTCTGTCGCAGCTTTTTGGTGGGCAGGGTGCAGAACCGCAGCCTGCAATATCCCATGTTTTCGTGATGGCCGGTCTGGCGTTAGCGGTCGCTTCAGGCCTGCATGTCCGCGTGGCCGAGGTTTTAATCCTATCCTATAACGTGCTTCCCTTCGGCATCTTTCCCGATAGCTCCATCCTGTCAGATTGGGGTGTCGCGCAGATACGCGCGGCCTTTTCCCTAGCATTTTCAATGGCAGCCCCCTTTCTCGCCGCGTCGTTGATTTACAATATCGCGCTTGGCGTCATCAACCGCGCGATGCCGCAGTTGATGGTGGTCCTTGTGGGGGCGCCTGCGTTGACATTGGGCGGCCTTGTTTTAATGGCGATCGCCACCCCCCTTATGTTGAGCCTTTGGATGACAGCGCTTGATGCATATCTTGCCAATCCATATGTAGTCGCGCCATGAGCGACGACCAAAGCCCATCAGAAAAGGAACACGAGCCGTCACAGAAGAAACTGGACGACGCCCGAAAAAAGGGGGAAATCCCGCGATCAGCTGATCTAACGACCGCAGCATCCTATGCAGGTTTCTTATTGGCAGGTGTGACCGTTGGTGGTGCATCCCTGATCAAGGCAGGCGAAGCAGGCGCTGTACTTCTCGGGCAATCTGACCGCCTGTCGACCATGATGAAAAATGGCGCGGGCGGTAGCATCGGCGGCATCATTCTGACTTTTGCCACCGCTCTCTCTGCCTTCTTTTTACTTCCCTTCATCACAGCTGTTTTAATGGTAATTGCCCAACGAGCCATGCTGTTCGCCCCGTCAAAGCTGGTACCGAAGCTGAACCGTATCTCGATGATATCTGGCGCCAAGAATAAATTTGGCCGAAAAGGCCTGTTCGAGTTTGCGAAAAGTGCTGCCAAACTATTTGTGATCGGCTTTTTGTTGTTCACCTTTCTCAAGTATGAGGCAGAGGGGATCTTGCGCATGATGTATCTCTCTCCTGCCTTGGCCACGGCGATGCTGATGGAAAAAGTACTCCGCTTTTTGGCTTTGATTGCGCTAATTGCATTTTCCATCGGCGGCATCGATTACTTCTGGCAGCGGGCAGAGCATATGCGATCCAATCGCATGTCCCGAAAAGAGATGATGGACGAGCATAAAAACTCGGAGGGCGACCCCCACATGAAGGCGAAGCGCAGACAAAAAGCGCAAGAGATCGCCACCAACTCTATGCTGGCCGATGTCGCAACTGCTGATGTTATCGTGGTCAACCCGACCCATTTCGCTGTTGCTTTGAAATGGGATAAAAACTCTCGTCGGGCTCCGATTTGTGTGGCGAAGGGTGTTGACGAAATTGCGGCCCGTATCCGGGAAAAAGCGACCGAGGCGGGCGTTCCCCTCCATTCAGATCCACCAACCGCGCGCCTGCTTTATGCCAATTTGAAGATCGGGGAGGAGGTTCATCCAGAACAATTCCGCGCCGTTGCGGCCGCCATCCGCTTTGCCGAAGCCATGCGCAAAAAGATGCGCGCCAATCCTAGGACGCCCCGATGAGCGATTTGAAACGGCTGGCAAAACTGAAGGCGCTGTCGGATATGATCGTTGATCAGCATCTTGGTAAGCTACAAGCCTGCGCCGCCGCTCGTACGGTAAGCCAACAGCGTCTGGAAGGTTTGCGCGTAACGGAAAAGCCGGAGATGGAGCCCATCGCCCAAGCCCAAACCATGCTGCGATATGAACAATGGGCAGATGCACGGCGGGCAGAGATCAATATCACACTCGCCCGCCAAACTGCGGAATGGATGGAGGCCCGCAAAGAGGCACAGCTAGCGTTCGGTCGGGCGCAGGTTTTGGGCCGCTTGCAACACAAGCTTAACAAAAAAAGCTAGGCCGGAGCCTGCGTTACGCGCTCTCAAACCCGGTCAACGTGCTGGTCAAATTATCGCCAAGCTCTTTACACAGATATCCACCCTCTTGGACAAAAAGGGTTGGCAGGCCCAGACCCGCAATTGCAGCACCAATTCGGCCAAACCCCTCGGTCGTGACCGCAAGACCTTTAAACGGATCGTCAATAAACGCATCAAGGCCCAAGGCAACCACCACCACATCCGCACCAAAACTGCGAATTTGTTGCAATGCAACATCCAGCCCCGCCAGAAAACCCGCATCATCCGTGCCACGAGACAGGCAAAGATTAAGGTTATACCCCAGCCCTGCGCCCTCGCCTCTCTCATCGGTGTGGCCCCAGAAGAACGGGTAAAACCGCGCCGGATCCGCGTGGAGAGAGACCGTCAACACATCCCGACGATTATAAAAAATGCCCTGCGTGCCGTTGCCATGATGAACATCGACATCCAGAATCGCTGGCCGTTTTCCTTGCGCCAAAAGCCGTTCGGCGGCGATGGCGGAATTGTTCAAGAAACAAAAACCCCCTGCAAGGTCGCCAAAGGCATGGTGTCCCGGCGGACGCGATAGCGCATAAACCGCACGCTCTGTCGTCAAAAGATCAGCACCGGTTATAGCACTTTGGGCAGACCAGTAAGCGGCCTCCCAAGTGCCGCTTGCGATCGGGCAGGCGGTATCAGCTTGGTGAAATCCAGCCTGTCCGATCGCGGATTTCGGGTAGCTGTCGGTCCTATTTGCGGGGTGTATATTGGGGATAACCTCTTCCCCAGCGCCATCAATCCGCCGCCATCGCGTATAGATATTTTGCAAAAACGTCAAATATTCCGCCGAGTGGATTGCGGCAATCGGGCCAAGCCCCGCATCATCCGGCGCCTGCACCGTGCAGCCTGCAGCCTTTGCCCCGATCAACAGCCGGTCAATGCGCTCCGGCTGTTCGGGGTTGGGCAAAAGCGCGCCGTTGGCCATAAAATTCTTGGGCTGATGCTTCCATTGCCGTTCGTCAAATATCGCCTTCATGGCTGTCCTTTCAGGCGATCCAGCGCCACCCCGTTCAAAATCATGTTGGTTTCATCTTGGGCAGAAAACCCTACGCGTTCATAAAACTGCTGCCCGCGTAAATTGGCATCATAGACAGATAGTTTCACAAAAGCCGGGTCCCATTCCTGCAAAGCTGCCGCTAACAAACGCTGGCCGACCCCCTGCCCGCGCGCCTCTTCTGACACCCACAGATCGGAAATATAAAGCCCCATGCCGCCCCGCGTCGTCGAGAAAAGCGGCGTCGCCAACAGCGCGCCAATTGGCGAATGATCCACAGCCAAAAGTGCGCGCCACGTTGGTGCAGCAGCCGTCAGCGCGGAAAGGCTGGCCAAATGCTGATCTCCCAGATCTTGCGAAAGCCGGGTAAGCGCTTCGTGCAGAAGGGGAATATCCGCTGTGGTGACAGGAAAGATACG from Pseudorhodobacter turbinis includes the following:
- a CDS encoding EscU/YscU/HrcU family type III secretion system export apparatus switch protein; translated protein: MSDDQSPSEKEHEPSQKKLDDARKKGEIPRSADLTTAASYAGFLLAGVTVGGASLIKAGEAGAVLLGQSDRLSTMMKNGAGGSIGGIILTFATALSAFFLLPFITAVLMVIAQRAMLFAPSKLVPKLNRISMISGAKNKFGRKGLFEFAKSAAKLFVIGFLLFTFLKYEAEGILRMMYLSPALATAMLMEKVLRFLALIALIAFSIGGIDYFWQRAEHMRSNRMSRKEMMDEHKNSEGDPHMKAKRRQKAQEIATNSMLADVATADVIVVNPTHFAVALKWDKNSRRAPICVAKGVDEIAARIREKATEAGVPLHSDPPTARLLYANLKIGEEVHPEQFRAVAAAIRFAEAMRKKMRANPRTPR
- a CDS encoding transglycosylase SLT domain-containing protein → MPLDIDGLPMRMLLSALFTFLAAHGAFVGRGVASPSMLCESAAQYAATETGVPLSILRAVTLAETGRTNQQEDRFAAWPWAVQSGNKGNWFADAPSAISYVNGLMAQGTRNIDVGCFQLNFRWHGQAFPNIETMFSPRDNALYAAQFLQRLYAETGDWRQAVGHYHSRSEPRAQAYVSRLKTLYEAHLAAAPPVRQPQVRKVAPVPSRYGLVGARGPLINLRRKGRPMIGGLQ
- a CDS encoding flagellar biosynthetic protein FliR, coding for MNDLLNGLLAATNQTESWLWATLLVFVRVGAVMALLPAFGEQSVPQRVRLALTVCFTMIIAPAVVARAPGIEEGFALPLATEVAAGLALGIGFRMFVFALQIAGTLVAQSTSLSQLFGGQGAEPQPAISHVFVMAGLALAVASGLHVRVAEVLILSYNVLPFGIFPDSSILSDWGVAQIRAAFSLAFSMAAPFLAASLIYNIALGVINRAMPQLMVVLVGAPALTLGGLVLMAIATPLMLSLWMTALDAYLANPYVVAP
- a CDS encoding histone deacetylase family protein, translated to MKAIFDERQWKHQPKNFMANGALLPNPEQPERIDRLLIGAKAAGCTVQAPDDAGLGPIAAIHSAEYLTFLQNIYTRWRRIDGAGEEVIPNIHPANRTDSYPKSAIGQAGFHQADTACPIASGTWEAAYWSAQSAITGADLLTTERAVYALSRPPGHHAFGDLAGGFCFLNNSAIAAERLLAQGKRPAILDVDVHHGNGTQGIFYNRRDVLTVSLHADPARFYPFFWGHTDERGEGAGLGYNLNLCLSRGTDDAGFLAGLDVALQQIRSFGADVVVVALGLDAFIDDPFKGLAVTTEGFGRIGAAIAGLGLPTLFVQEGGYLCKELGDNLTSTLTGFESA
- the flhA gene encoding flagellar biosynthesis protein FlhA translates to MAVIVMMVLPVPSWMLDIGLSISFALAILMFTVTLFIQRPLEFSAFPTILLASLMLRLALNVSSTKLIIGQGHTGTSAAGNVIEGFANFIMGGSVLLGVVTFCVLLIVNFMVITKGAGRMAEVGARFALDGMPGKQLAIDSDMSAGAIDHAEAKRRREDELAETNFFGSLDGASKFVKGDAVAGLLITLLNIVMGLVMGTLVHGMPIGQAFETYAILTIGDGLVSQIPAVVISIAAALLLARGGAVGAADVSFFAQLGRYPGALATVAFLLALFALVPGLPFLPFMAGALILGGSAYWVAGAAARQPAEEANTPAPPPEKRLGDVLDFDDIHIEFAPDLVAMVLDPATGLDVRIANMRNHIASSFGLILPEIRLTDEASLPPGTYRIRLQGVEQVRDRLFPDRVLALLSDDLPPPEGMDVREPVYGAPARWIPPDAQEDASIIGFTVVSPTEVLATHLLEVLKNNLSRLLSLRGLRRLMDEFVNLSDPVRAEANRRLLDELVPDKVPVDLLLAVLRLLLEERVSIRNLPLILEAIAEARGMGPPETIVEHVRQRLGFQLVAALRREDGTVPLIQLAPEWETQFTTYQIDGEKGQRDVALPPDQFNRLANNLAEKLNKAAETGVQPALVTSTLRRRFLRTVLGTKGLTTPVLSYDEIGLEVRAAMIGQVPV
- a CDS encoding GNAT family N-acetyltransferase; translation: MRIFPVTTADIPLLHEALTRLSQDLGDQHLASLSALTAAAPTWRALLAVDHSPIGALLATPLFSTTRGGMGLYISDLWVSEEARGQGVGQRLLAAALQEWDPAFVKLSVYDANLRGQQFYERVGFSAQDETNMILNGVALDRLKGQP